In Aedes albopictus strain Foshan chromosome 3, AalbF5, whole genome shotgun sequence, the following are encoded in one genomic region:
- the LOC134291151 gene encoding uncharacterized protein LOC134291151 isoform X2: protein MAVCWSEDATRISGGVEYNSILDQLTGLVAPMDDNGMPKMDLFNCSSPLKIVNDLKQYPIARYVQLCMVQPLARHASPFCVNFYCTNNKFTTQDVLKRWQFVEQEFTKEGIQIVAKSTDGDSRFIGGMMEQMKLPPETDSESRPDNAYGDWYIATVKDSKICVQDTTHLVNKFRTRLMKTDQQLQIGTMRISNQHLMELIQCVSKDQHGLTITDLNENDKMKFRPVEKITKDSVIELLRQHVPLSGGTVQFLTMMSEIMSSYMSSDMAPLQRVYNIWKVLLIVRAWRNWCYAKHGNLQKCITTNAYWGLEINAHALISYIDLCRRENIQFLVDHLHSQTCEAAFRDTRSLTSTASTVVNFTIQGFESRLNRIQMKRDIMARQQASLNFPRSKSESVDESPTVLPNEDDISRTVEEAMRAASEILIGLGVEESNLSFEHTIRRKCQLPGENSTFQYVDVPDEHVHENPESLYSDKCPSFQFVDVPEIAEDDEDNVVEASEVFANVGRELHLKDAVSYKNTFKIRNRNGRIVSVKKRTFLWMLTSDLVKCSTDRVHRFKDGDVISKSGQPRSLNGVCENVSLGEFLLVRSNGQINVVKVYGFKFLKGKNQSCSLTTVPLVAPSGVNPRGIGIIGNFFDLVEYGNDIVLELSNVEQVDIEYYLSHLKKPSIESMILYYSSDTAEYIQSLK, encoded by the exons TGGATCTGTTCAACTGCTCATCCCCTCTGAAAATCGTGAATGATTTGAAACAGTACCCAATCGCGCGCTACGTGCAGCTATGCATGGTCCAACCTTTGGCCCGGCATGCTTCTCCGTTCTGCGTGAATTTTTACTGTACAAATAACAAGTTCACAACACAAGATGTATTAAAGCGATGGCAGTTTGTGGAACAGGAGTTTACTAAAGAGGGCATACAAATAGTTGCAAAGTCCACAGATGGAGACAGCCGGTTTATTGGTGGGATGATGGAGCAAATGAAACTTCCCCCAGAAACCGATTCAGAAAGCAGACCAGATAATGCGTATGGTGATTGGTACATTGCGACCGTCAAAGACAGTAAAAtatgtgtacaagacacaacacACCTGGTTAATAAATTTCGAACACGTTTAATGAAAACGGACCAGCAGCTACAAATAG GTACCATGCGAATTTCCAATCAACACCTAATGGAACTGATACAGTGTGTCTCGAAAGACCAACATGGCTTGACCATAACCGATTTGAACGAGAACGATAAAATGAAATTTCGGCCAGTGGAGAAAATTACGAAGGATTCTGTCATTGAACTCTTGCGTCAGCACGTTCCTTTATCTGGCGGAACCGTGCAGTTTCTGACAATGATGTCCGAGATAATGTCTTCGTACATGAGTTCGGATATGGCGCCGTTACAAAGAGTATATAATATTTG GAAAGTACTGCTTATTGTTCGCGCCTGGCGAAATTGGTGCTATGCCAAACATGGAAATTTGCAGAAATGCATAACCACAAATGCATATTGGGGGCTTGAAATTAATGCTCACGCATTAATTAGCTACATAGATCTCTGTCGAAGAGAGAACATCCAGTTTCTGGTAGACCACCTACACAGTCAAACGTGTGAGGCAGCCTTCAGGGATACACGATCATTGACATCGACCGCATCAACCGTGGTAAATTTCACTATACAAGGATTTGAATCCCGTTTGAACCGAATTCAAATGAAAAGGGACATCATGGCTAGACAGCAGGCCTCACTGAATTTCCCTCGGTCAAAAAGCGAATCAGTTGACGAGTCACCAACCGTTCTACCTAATGAAGACGATATTTCACGCACCGTCGAAGAAGCTATGAGAGCGGCGTCAGAAATACTGATCGGTTTGGGAGTTGAGGAATCGAATCTATCATTCGAGCACACAATTCGTCGAAAATGCCAACTACCAGGTGAAAACTCAACATTCCAGTATGTCGATGTTCCAGACGAGCACGTACATGAGAATCCAGAATCACTATATTCCGACAAATGTCCCTCATTTCAATTTGTTGATGTGCCTGAAATTGCGGAGGATGACGAGGACAATGTCGTTGAAGCGTCCGAGGTGTTTGCAAATGTCGGAAGAGAACTCCATCTGAAGGATGCAGTATCCTACAAAAACACTTTCAAAATTAGGAACCGCAACGGCAGAATTGTAAGTGTGAAAAAGAGAACCTTTTTGTGGATGCTAACGTCAGATTTAGTCAAATGTTCCACTGATCGAGTGCATCGATTCAAAGACGGAGATGTTATTTCCAAATCCGGACAGCCACGATCGCTCAACGGAGTCTGTGAGAACGTGTCATTGGGCGAATTCCTCTTGGTGCGCAGCAATGGCCAGATCAATGTCGTCAAAGTGTACGGGTTCAAATTCCTGAAAGGTAAAAATCAGTCCTGCTCACTCACTACGGTTCCTTTGGTAGCCCCTTCTGGAGTGAACCCCAGAGGAATAGGAATCATAGGTAATTTTTTTGATCTTGTTGAGTATGGTAATGATATTGTGTTGGAGCTCTCAAATGTGGAGCAAGTCGACATTGAGTATTACTTATCCCATTTGAAGAAACCTTCAATAGAATCGATGATTTTATATTACTCGAGCGATACTGCAGAATACATACAAAGTCTAAAATAA